CCTGCCAGGGCCTTGTGGTTGGCCTTGGTTTCGTACTTGCCCTTGCCGGTAAACTTCAGGGCGTAGCACTTACCGCAGGATGCGCCGTCAGCTGCAGGAACAGCGGCGTAGGCGTAAGCCAGCTTGTCGTTTACGACCATAGGAATCTGGCTGGTGCAGGTACCGGAGTTACCGCCGTCGCACATGCTGGTTGCGCCGTCATCAGAAATCTTGTTGCCCTTGGCATCGCAGGCGGTTGCCTTGATGCCGCCCTTGCCGGGCCATGCGCAGTGGGGCTTACAGCAGTCCCAGTAACGGGTTGCCCAACCAGAACCGCTCTTGCCGCCAGCAACCGGCTTGATGTCGGTGCCTGCAGCGGTGTTGCCGTAGCTGTAGCTGCTCATGGGCTGGGCAGAGGAGCTGGAGGACTTGGGCTGCACAACCTGCTGGCTGCTAGAAGACTTTTGCTGCTGCTGGCTGCTGGAGGACTTGGCAACGGAGCTGGAGGACTTCTGCTGCTGTTGCTGACTGCTGGAGGACTGTTGCTGGTTGTTATTGTTGCTGCTGCCAGACTTTGCAGTAACGTTCAGTACAATTTCGTAGTCCTTGCCTTCGACCTTGAAGAATTCAGAGGTTTCGCCAGTCTGGAAGTATTCAGGAACGGTAATGGCCTTGATGGTATAGGTGCCATTGCTATAGCTGGTTTCCAGGAAGTAGGCGTTCCAGGAAAGGCGGGAAGGTTCGTAGGAAAGACCGCTGAACTTGATTTCGCCGGTGGAGGCGTTCTGGGCTACGGTCTGCTTAAGGTTACCGGTAATGGTCACGTTGCCGTCTGTAGTTACTTCCTGCTTTACAGAGGAAGAGCTCTTGGGCTGTTCCACGGAGGAGCTAGACTTGGGGGTGTCTACGTTGGCGCTAGACTTCGGAGTCGTATCTACAGAGGAGGAAGATGCCGGAGTCTCGACTGTTGTGCTGCTGGCAGGAACTGCCGGAGCGACCATGGCTTCGACGGTAGCCTGGGTTGCAACGGGAAGTGCTTCCAGAGCTACGTTTTCCTGGAGAACGGTTGTGCCGTTTGCTGCCAGGATGGAACCCGTTGCTGCATCATAGGTGCCTACGGGGAATCCGTTTTCGTCATAGACGATCATGCTCTGGTTAATGATGAGATTCTTGTCGCCCTTCAGGACCCAGCATGCCTCGCCGCAGGCGTTTGCCACGGGAGATTCAGTGGTCTGGCCAGGATTGGTGTTATCACCGATCTGGGTGTCGTTTACGTTGGGGAGAGTGGTGGTCGTTGTGTCGTCGCCGCAGTTCAGCAAGGCAAGTGCGGAACTGAGAACAAGGACGGACTTCAAAAAAGGAGCTTTCATAACTATCCTCAATAAAATACTAACGAGACTTCCCGAAGAAAGTCCTTCCAATTCCATCGACTAAAAGATAGTTTTTTTGAAAATTTCTTGTAGGTAAATTTTTGTTTGTCATAGAGTTATGAGACTTTTGTCACAAAAAAAGGCTCCAAGCCGAAGCTGGAGCCTTTAAATTCGGAAACAATCCCTGATTAGTACTTTGCTGCAAGTGCTGCGGGGCATTCCACTTGCACAAACTCAATTTCGGGGTTATTGGCTGCTTCCATCCAGTTTGCAAGGAACAGACAGCCGTTTCTCAGGCTTTCGTTAGAGTATTCGGAGTTGCACATCTTGATGAGGCAGCTCTTGTCGTAGTTACAGGTGGTGAGGAATCCGCCGTACTGTGCGCCTGCGCAGGAGATGCCCATCTTGCCGCAGCCATTGAATGCGCCGGGGCCGCCACCGGGGATCATCAGGTCAAACTGGTTGTGGCTTACGTCGTAACCGATGTTGCTGGACATGACAATCAGGTGCTTGCCCTTAATCTTTCTGTGGTGATCGTCGGTGGGTGTGTTTGTGGCAGAAGCGCCGGTGCCCTTGAAGGTCAGCATGTAGCACTTGCCACAGTCGTTGCCGCCACCGGGTGTGGCTGCGAATGCGTAGGCGATTGTGTCGTTCACGATTTGCGGGGTCTGGTCAAAGCAGGTACCTGCGTTACCGCCGTCACAAACGGAGGATGCTCCGGAACTAGCCTTGCTCATACCATCTGCGTTACAAGTTCTTGCCACAGGTCCGCCCTTGCCTTCCCATGCGCAATGAGGCTTGCAGCTGTCCCAGTAACGGGTTGCGTAGCCGGTCTTCTTGTTGTTGTCAATGATCTTGGGCAACAGGGAGGCTCCGCCTTGCTGCTGGTTATTCTGCTGCTGGCTGGAGGAAGACGGCTGCCACTGCTGCTGAGAGCTGGAAGACTTCGGCTGCTGCTGGCTGCTGGAGGATTTCTGTTGTTGCTGTTGCTGACTGCTGGAGGACTGCTGTTGCTGCTGGTTGTTGCCAGTGCTTGTTCCGATGGAGGCGCAGTTCTTGCCTGCCGGGTCATAATAGCAGTTGATGGAGCAGTCTTCCTTGTATGCGTAAGATTCGCCGTTCTTGCCAGTGAGGTTATCGTAGGGCTTTACATTCTTATTGGAAACCTTGTCGAGGCAGGTTCCCTGTCCGCCCTGCTGTTGGTTATTCTGCTGGCTGCTGGAGGATTGCTGTTGCTGCTGGTTGTTATCCTGCTGCTTGCTGGAAGAGCTTGCCTGCTGGTTCTGGTTGTTGACAGAAGAAGAGGAAGCAATCGGCTGCGTCTGCTGGTTGTTTCCGTTGCCAATGCTGGAGGAGCTGACCGGAGGGGTGACAATTGCAGAGGATGCAGGAGTTGTCGGGACAATAGAAGCGGAGGAGTTTGCGGGTACGTCCGGTGTCGTGGGGACGTTGGGGTTGTTAGGTGTAGTCGACGGTGTCAAGACAGGAAGAACCGATACGTCTACGCCCATGGCTGTAGTGTTGCCGCTCGCATCGGTGATGGCCTGGGTTGTGGGATCGTAGGAGCCTATCGGGTTGCCGTTGGCGTCGCTTACGACATTGTCGGTACCGATCAGCAGGTAGCCCTGTTCTGTCTGGATAACCCAGCACGGTGCGCTGACGTCAATAGTGGTTGTGGAACCATCGGGATTGATGATTGTGTTGTTGCCCTGGATCACCACCTGACCGGATTGGTTGGGGATGTTCGGCAAGGAAGTTGCGATGTCTTCATCTCCGCAGTTCATCAGAGCCAATGCTGCGCTGATAACCAAGGCTGATTTCAAAAACGGGTGCTTCATACGAATCCTTTATGTATATCCAAAAAATCGGTTTTCCGTGAAAACCTACCCAATCATTCCGCTCCTAAAATATTCTCTTGCTTGAAAAATTGCACGTAAAATTTTGTAACCTAACGAGATACGAGAGTTTCATCACACAAAAAAAGCCCCGCAATGACTTGCGGGACTTAAATGCAGACGCTCTCGGAGAGAGCTTAGGAGTCCAGGGGGCGGAGCCTCCTGGGGCGTTATTAGAACTTGTCGAGCAGTTCCTTGGGGCATTCCACTTCCTTGTAGTTGTGAAGCGGGTTGCCTGCTGCGTTCATCCAGTTGGCGAGGAAGAGGCAGCCTTCCTTGGCGACCGGGTCGCTGGAGAAGGAAGAGTTGCACTTGTTTGTGAGGCAGCTCTTGTAGGTGCTTGCCTTGTAGCCGGAGGATTCTTCGCATTCAGTCAGGAGTCCGCCGTAGCGTGCGCCCTGGGAGCCCCAGCCCATCTTGGCGGAGCAACCGTCGAAGATGCCGAAACCACCACCCGGGATCATCACGTCGAACTGACCTGCTTCCACGTCGTAGCCGATGTTGGAGGCGATCACGATCAGGTGCTTGCCTTTAAGCTTTGCGTGGTTGTCGGTTGCGTACTTACCCTTGCCGGTAAAGGCGAGGTCGAAGCACTTGCCGCACTGGCCGCCAGCGCTGCCGGGAACAGCTGCAAAAGCAAATGCGATGGTGTCGTTGTATACGATAGGAATCTGGCTCTTGCAGGTGCCGGCATTACCGCCGTCGCACATGGAAGTTGCGCCGTCATCGTTAATCTTGTTTCCGCTTGCGTCGCAGGCGTGGGCCTTCAGGCCGCCCTTGTCGGGCCATGCGCAGTGAGGCTTGCAGCAGTCCCAGTAACGGGTTGCCCAACCGGAACCGCTTGCACCGCCGTTTACGTACTTGATGGTGTAGCTTCCGCCGTTGCTTCCGCCCTGGCTGCTAGAAGACTTTGCAACAGAACTGGAGGACTTTGCGACAGAGCTAGAAGACATTGTCACGGAGCTGGAGGAACGTGTCTGGCTGCTGGAGCTTACCGGGGTAAATTCGCCAGGTACGTAGGGCTCGTTGGGGGTGGGGTCTGCGACGGAGCTGCTGGAGGGTTCCGGAGCCTTCACGTTGGATTCGTAAACCTTGAGGGTCATCACGTCGATCTTATCGACAGCGACGCTTCCGTCCAGCAGAGTGATTGTTCCGATGGTGGTCTCGGGCTGGAAGGTGATGATGCCGACGGGGGTGCCACTTGCATCGGTTACGGAGCCGTCGGTATAAATGACATAGTTGGTGCTGTCAGACTTCATAACCCAGGCGGTGGAAGTGATGACCGTGGGCTGGATAACCTGAAGCTGGGTGAAGTCGACGCCAGTAGCGATTTCAGTCATGTCCATTGCGAGAATGCGTCCGCCGGCGATATCGGCTGCGCCGATGGTATCGCCCTTAGCGTTGGTGACGAGACCGTTCTGGGCGACGATGTACTGTTCACCACCCTTTTCAAAAAGGAAGGAGGCTTCGTCTACGACGATAGCTTCGTTGGAGGGGGTACTACTGCTACCTGTGGGATTTTCGTCGCCACAGCTGCAAACCATCAATAGGGCGCCTGCTGCGAGCAAGCTCTTTAAAAATGGAGATTTCATATGCGTCCTTGTTGTTCCCTAAAACACCTTGTAACCAAAAATAATTTAAGAACCATGCAAAAGTTTCACGGGAATGGCTTGAGGGGTGTTTTTTTGTTCCATAAGTGTTCACCGAACGGAAAAGGTGATTTTGCGCACATTACGATTGTAAACAAATGTAAATTCCGTTTATGTAAAAATCTTTTTACTTAAGAAATCGAAGGCTTTGTCGGCGTAACTCGTTGAATGTTAATGGATTGTTGATAAGTTGACGTTTACTGAACTATAAAAATGCTTTATCGTTGAAATTTTGTAAAAAAAGCCATTTGAAGACCGCGATAGACGGATCCCTGGATGGGGGAGAATCAATGACCGTAGAACAAGGTTTTTTACCCAAAATCCCCTTTTTTCGCAAAAAAACAAAGAAAAATCCTTGAAATATTTCTTGAATTTGCTAAATTTGTGCAGCAAAATTCGCAGAGTACCGCTTCCTATGCTTTGCGAAATCACAGGAATCGCGTTCAAACCCGCGCCATTCCTATAACTCGAAGCGATAAACCTTCTGCTGAAGAAGAGGAAAAAATGGCAAAAGAACATTTTGACAGAAGTAAGCCGCACTGCAATATCGGCACCATCGGTCACGTTGACCACGGTAAGACCACTCTGACCGCTGCAATCTGCACCACCCTCGCCGCTAAGGGCCTGGCTGCTGCAAAGCGTTTCGACGAAATCGACAACGCTCCCGAAGAAAAGGCACGTGGTATCACGATTAACACCTCTCACGTGGAATACACTTCTGCAAACCGTCACTACGCACACGTTGACTGCCCGGGCCATGCTGACTACGTCAAGAACATGGTTACTGGTGCTGCCCAGATGGACGGCGCAATCCTCGTTGTTGCTGCTACCGACGGTCCCATGCCCCAGACCCGTGAACACATCCTTCTTGCACACCAGGTTGGCGTGCCCAAGATCGTTGTCTTCATGAACAAGGTTGACATGGTTGATGACGTTGAACTTCTCGACCTCGTCGAAATGGAAGTTCGCGATCTTCTCTCCAAGTACGAATTTGACGGCGACGACGCTCCGATCATCCGCGGTTCTGCACTCAAGGCTCTCGAAGGCGACGCAGAATACCAGGACAAGATCATGGAACTCATGGAAGCATGCGACACCTACATTCCGCTGCCTGCCCGTGAAACCGAAAAGCCGTTCCTCATGCCGATCGAAGACGTGTTCACCATCACCGGTCGTGGCACCGTTGCTACCGGCCGTATCGAACGCGGTGTTGTTCACCTGAACGACAAGGTCGAACGCATCGGTCTCGGTGAAACCGTTGAATACGTTATCACCGGTGTTGAAATGTTCCGCAAGCTCCTCGACGACGCTCAGGCAGGTGACAACGTTGGTCTCCTCCTCCGTGGCGCAGAAAAGAAGGACATCTCCCGCGGCATGGTTCTCGCAGCTCCGAAGTCTGTGACCCCGCACACCGAATTCAAGGCTGAAATCTACGTTCTGACCAAGGACGAAGGTGGCCGCCACACTCCGTTCATGAACGGCTATCGTCCCCAGTTCTACTTCCGCACCACCGACGTTACTGGTACCATCCAGCTGCCGGAAGGTGTCGAAATGGTGACCCCGGGTGACACCGTGACCATCCACACCACTCTCATTGCCCCCGTTGCAATGGAAAAGCAGCTCCGCTTCGCAATCCGCGAAGGTGGCCGTACCGTTGGTGCTGGTTCTGTAACCGAAATCATCAAGTAAGGAATTTACAATGGCTGGTGAACGCATTCGTATTCGCTTGAAGAGCTTCGATCATCGCATGATCGACCGCTCTGCTCAAGACATCGTGAATACAGCTAAGAACACTGGTGCCCGCATTGCAGGCCCCATCCCTCTGCCGACGAAGATCCAGAAGTATACGGTGCTCCGCTCTCCGCATATTGACAAGACTTCTCGTGAACAGTTCGAATCCCGTACGCACAAGCGTCTTATCGACATCCTTGATGCTACTCCGCAGACTGTAGATTCCCTCATGAAACTTGACTTGCCCGCAGGCGTTGAAGTCGAAATTAAGGTTTAATAACAATGAACGGTATTCTCGCAAAGAAATTGGGAATGACCCAAGTGTTCACGGAACAGGGCGAATGCGTCCCTGTCACGGTTCTCGAAGCCGGTCCGTGCGTGGTTGTTTCCCACAAGACAGAAGAGAAGGACGGCTACACTGCTGTCCAGATCGGCTTTGGTCTCAAGAAGGAACAGCGTGCCAACAAGGCTGAAATCGGCCACTTCAAGAAGGCTGACGTTGCTGTTCGTGAACACCTCGCTGAATTTGATGTCGCTGATCTCGAATCCTGGCCGGTAGGCAAGGAATTCGGTGCTGCCGATTTCGCTGACGCTAAGGTCGTCAACGTTTCCGGTATCTCCAAGGGTCACGGCTTCTCTGGTACCATCAAGCGCCACAACTTCCACAGCGGTCCTCGTTCCCACGGTACTCACAATATGCG
The genomic region above belongs to Fibrobacter sp. and contains:
- a CDS encoding glycosyl hydrolase family 5 yields the protein MKAPFLKSVLVLSSALALLNCGDDTTTTTLPNVNDTQIGDNTNPGQTTESPVANACGEACWVLKGDKNLIINQSMIVYDENGFPVGTYDAATGSILAANGTTVLQENVALEALPVATQATVEAMVAPAVPASSTTVETPASSSSVDTTPKSSANVDTPKSSSSVEQPKSSSSVKQEVTTDGNVTITGNLKQTVAQNASTGEIKFSGLSYEPSRLSWNAYFLETSYSNGTYTIKAITVPEYFQTGETSEFFKVEGKDYEIVLNVTAKSGSSNNNNQQQSSSSQQQQQKSSSSVAKSSSSQQQQKSSSSQQVVQPKSSSSSAQPMSSYSYGNTAAGTDIKPVAGGKSGSGWATRYWDCCKPHCAWPGKGGIKATACDAKGNKISDDGATSMCDGGNSGTCTSQIPMVVNDKLAYAYAAVPAADGASCGKCYALKFTGKGKYETKANHKALAGKTLIVMTSNVGADVSQGQFDIMIPGGGVGLFNGCRNMGWGDMGATYGGLLTDCEKEVGYSGDLLTKRKECLANKCNKTFSNDPVAKEGCMFLATWYEAAGNPTHEYQEVECPAALKNKF
- a CDS encoding glycosyl hydrolase family 5 → MKHPFLKSALVISAALALMNCGDEDIATSLPNIPNQSGQVVIQGNNTIINPDGSTTTIDVSAPCWVIQTEQGYLLIGTDNVVSDANGNPIGSYDPTTQAITDASGNTTAMGVDVSVLPVLTPSTTPNNPNVPTTPDVPANSSASIVPTTPASSAIVTPPVSSSSIGNGNNQQTQPIASSSSVNNQNQQASSSSKQQDNNQQQQQSSSSQQNNQQQGGQGTCLDKVSNKNVKPYDNLTGKNGESYAYKEDCSINCYYDPAGKNCASIGTSTGNNQQQQQSSSSQQQQQQKSSSSQQQPKSSSSQQQWQPSSSSQQQNNQQQGGASLLPKIIDNNKKTGYATRYWDSCKPHCAWEGKGGPVARTCNADGMSKASSGASSVCDGGNAGTCFDQTPQIVNDTIAYAFAATPGGGNDCGKCYMLTFKGTGASATNTPTDDHHRKIKGKHLIVMSSNIGYDVSHNQFDLMIPGGGPGAFNGCGKMGISCAGAQYGGFLTTCNYDKSCLIKMCNSEYSNESLRNGCLFLANWMEAANNPEIEFVQVECPAALAAKY
- a CDS encoding glycosyl hydrolase family 5; translated protein: MKSPFLKSLLAAGALLMVCSCGDENPTGSSSTPSNEAIVVDEASFLFEKGGEQYIVAQNGLVTNAKGDTIGAADIAGGRILAMDMTEIATGVDFTQLQVIQPTVITSTAWVMKSDSTNYVIYTDGSVTDASGTPVGIITFQPETTIGTITLLDGSVAVDKIDVMTLKVYESNVKAPEPSSSSVADPTPNEPYVPGEFTPVSSSSQTRSSSSVTMSSSSVAKSSSSVAKSSSSQGGSNGGSYTIKYVNGGASGSGWATRYWDCCKPHCAWPDKGGLKAHACDASGNKINDDGATSMCDGGNAGTCKSQIPIVYNDTIAFAFAAVPGSAGGQCGKCFDLAFTGKGKYATDNHAKLKGKHLIVIASNIGYDVEAGQFDVMIPGGGFGIFDGCSAKMGWGSQGARYGGLLTECEESSGYKASTYKSCLTNKCNSSFSSDPVAKEGCLFLANWMNAAGNPLHNYKEVECPKELLDKF
- the tuf gene encoding elongation factor Tu, with amino-acid sequence MAKEHFDRSKPHCNIGTIGHVDHGKTTLTAAICTTLAAKGLAAAKRFDEIDNAPEEKARGITINTSHVEYTSANRHYAHVDCPGHADYVKNMVTGAAQMDGAILVVAATDGPMPQTREHILLAHQVGVPKIVVFMNKVDMVDDVELLDLVEMEVRDLLSKYEFDGDDAPIIRGSALKALEGDAEYQDKIMELMEACDTYIPLPARETEKPFLMPIEDVFTITGRGTVATGRIERGVVHLNDKVERIGLGETVEYVITGVEMFRKLLDDAQAGDNVGLLLRGAEKKDISRGMVLAAPKSVTPHTEFKAEIYVLTKDEGGRHTPFMNGYRPQFYFRTTDVTGTIQLPEGVEMVTPGDTVTIHTTLIAPVAMEKQLRFAIREGGRTVGAGSVTEIIK
- the rpsJ gene encoding 30S ribosomal protein S10, which translates into the protein MAGERIRIRLKSFDHRMIDRSAQDIVNTAKNTGARIAGPIPLPTKIQKYTVLRSPHIDKTSREQFESRTHKRLIDILDATPQTVDSLMKLDLPAGVEVEIKV
- the rplC gene encoding 50S ribosomal protein L3: MNGILAKKLGMTQVFTEQGECVPVTVLEAGPCVVVSHKTEEKDGYTAVQIGFGLKKEQRANKAEIGHFKKADVAVREHLAEFDVADLESWPVGKEFGAADFADAKVVNVSGISKGHGFSGTIKRHNFHSGPRSHGTHNMREPGGTSAHSYPGRVFPGKRMAGQFGNKKVTVKHLQVVKVDGDRNLIFVRGAVPGAKNSIIVVRKD